CTGATCACCTCGGTGGATCGGCAGCTGCAGATGGAAGAGCAGTTGCGCACGGCGATCGAGTCCGACGAGCTGGCGTTGCACTATCAACCGGTCGTGATTTCGGACGGGGCCATCGTCGGGGCAGAGGCGCTGGTGCGGTGGCCGCATCCGCAGCACGGTCTGCTCACCCCGGACGTGTTCCTCCCGATAGCCGAACGAGGCGATCTGCTCCGTGACCTGGACTGCTGGGTACTGCACACGGCGCTGAGCGAGGCAGCGTGCTGGCCCACTCCTTCCGGGCAGCCGTTGAATATCGGGGTGAATCTGGCGGGGCTGGTACCCGGCTACCCGAATTTCGCCGAGTCGGTGACCTCACTTGTCGCCGACAGCGGTATTGGCTGGCATCGCGTGGTACTGGAGCTGGTCGAGACCTCGCTGATCGACTTGCCGCCGCTGTGCAGGATCGCGATGAGCGATCTGGTCGACCGCGGTCTGCGATTCGCCGTGGACGATTTCGGGGTCGGGTACTCGTCGCTGGTCCGGCTCAAGGAACTCCCGATCCGGGTCATCAAGATCGACCGCCGGTTCGTCTCCGGCATCGAGTCCACTCCCTCGAGTCTCGCGATGGTCAGGGCCATCAACGACATGGCGCACGCCATGGGTTATGGCTGCATAGCAGAAGGCGTGGAGACGGTCACCCAGCTCGATTTGCTCCGCGAAGTCGGTGTGGAGCGCTACCAGGGCTGGTTGTTCTCCCGCGCTGTCCCGGCCCCGGATTTCCGTGCGCTTCTGGAAAGCGGTCCGCTGCAGCCGGTCGAACCGGATTGAGGTGGCGGTCATCGGCCGGGTCACGCATCGAGCAGAGTCATCAACCTCGTCACCGTTGCCCAGTTGCGTGCGGTTGTCCTGGCATCCGGCCGCGCCAGCTTGGGAGCCAGCTCGCTGCCCGCAAGCCCGTCGGGAGTGTGCAGAAGCAGCGTCCGCCCCATGACGTGCAGCAGGGCGATGTGTGTGGGCATGAGCGGATTCCGCCGCACAGGGCCGGCCGCCCCTCTTCGTGCATGAGTCGGCCATCCTCGCCGGGCGGCGGTGCAGGTGGCCGAGTGGGGCGAGGCGCGTCATCGTGGGAGCAGCGGCAAGACCCGGCCGGTGGCTTCTCGAGTGGAGATCCGCCGGGCGGCACGTTGCCGCGGGAGGGAGGTCATGAGCGTGCATCCGCAGCCCCGGACGCTCGTCAGGTCATCGCGTCGCGGCCTGGCCAGGTGTCTTCAGCGCGCACAGCTTCGCCGCTACCTCGCGTCGACGAGCATGCCGAAGCTGCACCTCGGTGCGGGACACAACCACCTCGACGGCTGGCTGAACACCGACCGCGATGTCGACTCCGGCACGGTGATGCTCGACGTCGCACAGTCCTTCCCGCTTCCGAGCGGAGCGTTCCACTGCGTGTTCTCCGAACATCTCATCGAACACCTCCCGTACGCGACCGGCGTGGCGATGCTGCGGGAATGTCGACGCGTGCTCGCCCCCGGCGGCTGGATCCGGATGGCAACCCCGGACCTGGGCGCGATCGTGTCCGTCCTCGACGGAAGCGGTGGGCAGCTCGGCGAGCGTTACGCCGCCTGGCTCGCGGACTCGTACTTCCCGGACGCACCCGGTTCCGCCGCGACGTTCGCCGTCAACCAGGTCATGCGGGGATGGGGTCACCGGTTCGTCTACGACGAGGCGACCCTGCGGGCGACGCTGGAGGCGGTCGGATTCACCGACGTTCAGCGGTGTTCCTTCCGGGACAGTGCCAACCCGGCCCTGGTGGGCCTGGAAGACCACGGCGTCGCCGACGGCAATGCGGAAATGACTCGCTTCGAAACGATGAGTCTCGAGGCCCGCCTGCCTGCGTGACCTCGGCGCGAAAAAGGCCCATGCGGAGCGAATCAAGCTCGCTGCCCTGGTCCTTCGCTGTTGGAGCGGGTGACGGGGATCGTGGGAACCGGCGCCGATGCTCGGTCGCTCTCGAGTCGGCGCACCGCCGCAGTCGGATGTCACCTCGCTCTGAGATCCAACACATCGAATAGGTATTGCGGGGATCCAGCTACGCTGAGTTCTGATAATGTGCGCGATCGTAACCGACTCGGGGGAGTGACCATGACAGACAGCGGCGCGGGGTTCGGCGTCGACCTGTATCGCTTGGAGAAGGCCGCCAAGAATCATCTACCGACGGTATCCATGGTTTACGACAAGGCAATCGGCAAGAGTTGCGTGAAAGTGAATTCGCCGCACGGGCCACCGAGGCCGCGACCTTCCTGATCGAGGACCACCAGGTAAAGATGGACGAGTTGAAGGCACGGTACTACGGATGATCGGGCGCGCGTTACGGATCGCTGCTTTGTTGATGGTGGGCCTCGGGCTGGTGACGGCACGTGGTTCCTCGGACGGGCCCCGCGAGCTGTCGATGAACGACGTGAAACCGTGCGATCTGATCTCCCAGTCCTCCCGGCAGCGGTTACAGGTAAGTACAGAATCGCAGAAACTTAATTCCGTTCCAGGTGTTGATGTGGAAGGTAATACCTGTTTTTGTCGCGTGAGCACCGGGAACAGCGTGTATGTCAGCACAATAACCAATCACGGAATCGACCGGTGGATAAACAGTTCTTCGAACGTGCGAGATTCCAAGAGATTCCGCGCATTCAGGGGTTTCGCGCGATCAAGGTGTGGTACGAAACCGACCGTCCGGACCCGAACCACAGGTGCAGGGTCTACGTTGATGTGGTCGGCGGTCAGTCGCTGCGAGTCGAGGTCGACGAGTCCTTCGTGAAGGGGATCCGCCGACCTGCGACACGGCACGCCGATACGCCGAAGCGGCGATGAAGACACTCGCTGACGGCGAGTAGTCAATGGGCTGCGGTCTCGGTGGCAGTGTCGGCATGGTCACCGAGCACCGCGAGGGCCGTTCGGTGGACGAGGGCGACGGGGGAAGACGAGGACGGTGACGGGTCGGCTGGAGCCGACGAGAGCTCGTAATGGCCCATATCGGCCCGAGCGGTCCTGTGATACGCAGAAGGGGCGTTCCCGATGATCCGGGAGCACCCCTCATGCGCTGCTAAAACTCTGTTGGAGCGGGTGACGGGGATCGAACCCGCGTTCTCAGCTTGGGAAGCTGATGTTCTGCCATTGAACTACACCCGCACTGCCTTCTGCGGCACTGAACAGCCTAGCACGGACACTACCGAAGATCGGCAGGCCCCGGGGTGGCTCCGGGGGCGGATACGTCGGGTCCTGCACTGCGCGGATACGCTGGTCCCGTGCTGCTGAGTGACCGCGACCTGCGCAAAGAGCTCGACGAGGGTCGGCTCGAACTGGATCCGTTCGACGTCTCGCTGATCCAGCCGTCGAGCATCGACGTGCGGCTCGACCGGTTCTTCCGGGTGTTCGACAACAGCAAGTACACCCACATCGACCCCTCCCGGCAGCAGGACGAGTTGACCTCGCTGGTCGAGAACACCGACGACGACCCGTTCGTGCTGCATCCCGGTGAGTTCGTGCTCGGCTCCACCTTCGAGGTCGTGCGCCTGCCCGATGATCTCGCGGGCCGCCTGGAGGGCAAGTCCTCACTGGGCCGCCTCGGCTTGCTGACGCACTCCACCGCGGGATTCATCGATCCCGGCTTCAGCGGCCACATCACGCTCGAGCTGTCCAACGTGGCGAACCTGCCGATCACCCTGTGGCCGGGTATGAAGATCGGGCAGCTCTGCCTGTTCCGCCTGTCGAGCCCCGCCGAGTATCCCTACGGGTCGAAACAGGCCGGCTCGCGCTATCAGGGCCAGCGCGGTCCCACACCTTCGCGCGCGTACCTGAACTTCGCCCGAATCGACACCCGGCGCTGATTCTCCCCGGACTTCTTCGGTTTTCTCCGCCCACTACGGGACTCTCCTGTTGAACAGGATTCATGCTGTTCAGAAACCCTCGAGTATCGATTCAGTCACCGACTGTTTCTGTACCCGTCACAGTGAGCAGCATCACGCTGAATCGAGGAAGTCAACACGGGTCAACGTGATTTAACTTATCCGAAACCCGGCGCTCCACAAACGGTCATGCAAAGAGGCGACCGGCGATCGGGTGCAGGAGTATTCGATGTCGTTAACGCAGCCACGAGGTGGTTCCACCGACCACCTCGGGCACGTGGTGATGATTGCAGGCGCCGCAGCGCTCGGTGGGTTCCTGTTCGGCTACGACACTTCGGTGATCAACGGTGCCGTGCAGTCGATCCAAGCCGAATTCCAGGTGGGCGCGGCCATTACCGGTGTGACCGTGGCGGCGGCTCTGCTGGGCTCGGCCGTGGGAGCAGGGATCGCGGGCGGCCTGGCCAACCGGATCGGCCGGATTCGGGTGATGCAGACCGCTGCCCTGCTGTTCATCGCCAGTGCCATCGGTTCGGCCATGCCCTTCACCATCTGGGATCTCGCCATCTGGCGTGTCGTGGGCGGTATAGCTGTGGGTATCGCCTCGATGATCGGCCCGGCCTACATCGCCGAGGTCGCTCCCGCTGCCTATCGTGGTCGCCTCGGTTCCCTGCAGCAGCTGGCGATCGTGCTGGGCATCGCCATATCCCAACTCGTCAACTACGCCCTGGCCGCCTCGGCGGGCGGTAGCGCCTCCGCCCAGCTCGGGCCGTTGGACACCTGGCAGTGGATGCTGGCCGTCGAAGCCGTCCCCGCCCTGATCTACCTCGTGGTCTCCTCGGTGATTCCGGAGTCGCCGCGCTACCTCGTGGCCACCGGAAAGATCGATCGTGCCCGCAGCGTCATCGCCAAGATCGAAACCGGCGATCCCGACGACAAGATCACCGAGATTCGCGATGCTCTCGGCGGCGAGCGGAAGCCGAGGCTCAGCGACCTGCGTGGACGGCTCGGCCTGCTGCCGGTGGTGTGGGTCGGCATGGCGATCGCCGCCCTGCAGCAGTTCGTCGGGATCAACGTCATCTTCTACTACTCGGCCTCGCTGTGGCAGTCCGTCGGCGTCAATGCGAGCAACTCGCTGCTGCTGAGCCTGTTCACCTCGATCGTGAACATCATCGGTACGTTCATCGCGATCGCGCTGGTCGACAAGGTCGGCCGCAAGCCACTGCTGATCGTCGGCTCGACCGGAATGACGATCGCCCTCGCGATCACCGGTTGGTCGTTCAGCCACGCCAATGTCGTGGGCGAGAACGCGCAGCTGCCGTTCCAGTGGGGTGTGGCCGCACTGCTGTCGGCGAGCGCCTTCGTGCTGTTCTTCGCAGGCTCCTGGGGTGTCGTGATGTGGGTGCTGCTCGGCGAGATGTTCCCGCCGCGCATCCGTGCTGCCGCGCTCGCACTCGGCACGGCGACCAACTGGATCGCGAACTGGCTGGTCACCGTCAGCTTCCCGGTCATGCGGGACTGGAACCTGCCCGCGACCTATTACATCTACGCGGGCTTCGCCTTCCTGTCGCTGGTGCTCGTCATGCGCTACCTGAAGGAGACCAAGGGCCGCTCCCTGGAGGAGATGGGTACCTGAGGTGCCGTGCACGGGTGGCGGCCGTAGTGGTCCCGGCGGCCGCCACCCCTTTCGGTCGGGCTCGCACCGGTCGGCTCAGACCCACACCAGGGCGAGGCCGAAAATCGGGCCGTACAGGGCTGCGGCACCGTCTGCCGAGTCGAACAGGCCGAACTGGGAACAGCGATCGGGACCCTCCCGCCAGTGCATGATGCTCCGTTCTCGGATTCCATGCCCCAGATCCGGACGCGTTGCGGATCACCCTCTCCGGTTTCCTCGTCGATCTCGACGAGTCCGAACACTCGTGGCTTCATGGGATGCCTTCCGTTGTCGGTTCCTCCGTGGCATCGAGTTTCCGAGCGGGAATTCGAGATCGGGAGCCGTGCTGATGGGATCGCCGAAAGCGGGAATCCCGGTTTCGGGTTCCCGCTGCGATCATGGAGTGATCACCGCTACTCGGGAGATCGCTCAATGGCAGCACGGACAAGCCCCACGTTCCGTCGTAGGCAGCTCGCGCGCAGGGTGCGCTGCCTGCGCGAACAGGCCGGGCTGACGCAGGAACGAGCCGCCGCCGAGCTGGACATGTCCACCAGCGCACTCAGCCGCAAGGAAACCGGCGAAGCAACGACCTCGGTGCACGAGGCACGATCCATGATGGATCTCTACGACGTCCACGACCCCGGCCTGCTCGACCTTGCCCGCACGGCCAGCCGGAAAGGGTGGTGGCGTGCCTACGGTATCGAAGACCGCGGCTACGTCGACCTGGAAACCGAAGCCTGCACCGTGCGAGACTTCCAGGTCACGAACATTCCGGGTCTGCTGCAGACGGAGAGTTACGCGCGGGCACTGCTCAAGTCGGGTCGTCTTGCCGGTTCGAATCGGCAGATCGAGAACGATGTAGCAGTGAGAATAGATCCGTCGCCAACGACTGGCTGAAGACATTCCGGTTCAGCTCAGTGCCATCATTGACGAGGCTGCGCTATGGCGGCGGGTCGGTGGACAAGTGGTTGCGCGCGAGCAGCTGTGTTATCTACTGGAGCAGGCTGAGCTTGCGAATGTCACCCTTCAAGTCCTTCCGCTCGACTCGGGTGCACACAGCGGGATGAACGGTGCCTTCACTTTGCTCGAGTTTCCCGATCCCAGCGACCCGGGAGTGCTCTACGTCGAGTATCCGACTGGCTCGCTACACGTGGAAAAGGACACGGAAGTAGCAGCAGGTAGGCTTGCCTTCGATGCTCTACATTCCGAGGCTCTTGACGTGATCGAGTCGAAGTCGCTGATCAGGAATCTCTCGGAGAAGCTCTAAGGAGAAGCCATGCCGACTGTGGACATGTCTGCTGTGACGTGGCGGAAGAGCGCACGTAGCGGTAATCACGGGAGCGGTGGTAACTGCGTCGAGGTCGCGTTCACCGGGCCTGCGGTGGCGGTGCGGGACTCGAAGGAGCCCGAGCGCGGGGCACTGGCCTTCACGCCACAGGCGTGGTCGGCGTTCCTGGCGAGCCTGCGCTGAACGATACCGCGCACATGAATTCGAAGGAGCCGAACATATTAAGATCATTGGGTGATCGATCCCGCTGTTCGGCAGGCTTTTGTCGACGAGTCGTTCCACGAAGCGGCCATCGACGGGTTCTACGTACTGGCGGCAGTGGTCTTCGAGGCAGCCACCCATGAGGCCGTACGTACCGCTATGCACGAGCTGCGGGGCAAGCGTGGCACCGGCAAGCTGCACTGGAACGAGATGGACACCCAGCAGCGGCACGCTGCTACCAAGACCGTGGCTGATCTTGAGGGATTCCACATTGTCACCATCGGTGCTCCCGTGCCGGGGAGACGCCAGGAGCGCGCCCGCTCAGCCTGCTTGAACCGCTTGGTCGCCGAGCTGCACGGCTATGAGGTGACCCAGTTGTTCATGGAGAGTCGTACTCAGTCGTTGAACAAGCGCGATATCGACACGGTGCGCGGTGCCCGTTACGCCCTTCCCAAAGGCACGCTTTTTCACATCGACCACATACCCGGCAAGCAAGACGCACTGTTTTGGGCCGCCGATATCGTGGCCGGTGCGGTGCGCGCTCACCGTGAAGGTATTGAAGACTACCGTCGGCTGCTCGACGAGTGCCTCTACGAGGTAGAGGTCATGACCGATTGCTGATCGGTCTTGTGCATGCGTAAGGCCAGGGTCCCGGTCTGCCCCAGGTGCACCTGGCCTTGCGTCTCGCCCGGCACCCACGATGTCAGGCTCCTCATCATCATAGCTCATGCGTTCGCACAACTGCGATGCCACACAGCACCACTGTTGCCCGGGATCATGGCGCGGTAGGTCAGTGAAGTCCGGGCATGCGACGCTGGCCTCCACGCCACAGGCGTGGTCGGCGTTCCTGGCGAGCCTGCGCTGAGCCGACCCGGTTCTCCGGCGAACTCAGTCCTCCAGCAGTTCGGCGGGGTCGAAGGACAGCGGGAACGGCACCTCGGTGGTGAACGTGCTGCCCGCCAGCGCCTTGGCGTGTACGCGGTAGTCGCCCTTGTCGAGACGCATTAGCACGATCTCCGCGTGCCGGTGCGCGTAGGAGACCTCCACCTGCATGAAGTACTCGATCCCGGCTGCGGCGCACAGGGCGGGCTTGTCGATGCGGTCGGCCTTGCGGCTCGACGGGGAGACACACTCGCCGACCAGCAGAACCTGCTCCGGCGGGATCCAGACCTGCCCCCGGGCGGGTTGTTTCAGCACCGCGAAGTCAGGCTGAATCCAGCGCTTCGGCCCGAGCTGGATATTCAGCGTGGTGTAGGCGCCCCCTCCCGCGCTATGCGCCGGTTTACGGAGCCGCACGAAGATCTCGTCGGCGGCATGGATGTTCGCGGAACCTTCGTAGGGGCTCAAGATCAGCTTTCCGTCCAGGCACTCGTACTTCGCCGGGGGCATCCCGGGAATCGGTAGGTACCGGTCGGCGAGCTCAGGGGTCCACAGTCCGTGCAGCTCGACCAGCGGGTCGAACTCGTCCGGGTCGTACGCCGGTGCGGCCACGGTCATCACCCCTCCCGTCACCACAGTACTCATGGGTCCATGATCCCGGCATCGGTGACATCACCGCCGAAATCCGGTGATCTTCACCCGAACGTGTGAAAATATCGCCGCTTACACGAAGAGGGGCGGACCCGGGTGGATCCGCCCCTCGTTCATGTGTATCGCTGTGTGTCTCGGCCCGAGTTTTTCACCCGATTGTGTGATCTTTTTGCAGTTTCGCGCGAAACTGCAAAAAGATCACACGAGGATCAGCCGTTTGTCTTGTCCTCCTGCGGAAGTGTGGTGCCGGTGGGTTCGACGTCGGTGGGGACATCGGCCTTGCCGTCGGCCTCGGCCTCCCCGCCGATCTCGGTACCACCGGGCTGCTCGGCCGAAGCACCGTCGGTGCCGCGTTTGACGCTGGACAGCAGCAGCTGGGCGACGTCGACGACCTCGACGTTGTCCGAGGCGGCCTGTTCGTTCTGTCGGGTGGTGAGGCCGTCGGTGAGCATCACCTTGCAGAACGGGCAGCCGGTGGCGACCTTCGACGGCGCGGTCCCGAGGGCCTCGTCCACGCGCTCGTTGTTGATGCGCTTACCGGTCTTTTCCTCCATCCACATGCGCGCGCCGCCGGCACCGCAGCACATCGCGCGGTCGGCGTGCCGGGGCATCTCGCGGAAGGAGGCGCCCGAGGCGTTGACCAGCTCGCGCGGCGGCTCGTAGACCTTGTTGTGGCGGCCGATGTAGCAGGGGTCGTGGTAGGTGACGTCCTCGGCGATCGGGGCGACCGGCGTGAGTCGCTTCTCGCGGACCAGCTTGTTCAGCAGCTGGGTGTGGTGCACCACCTCGTAGTTGCCGCCGAGCTGGGTGTACTCGTTGGCGAGGCTGTTGAAGCAGTGCGCGCAGGTGGCCACGATCTTGCGCTTGCCCGGCTCGCGGCCCTCGAACACCGAGTTGAGGGTCTCGACGTTCTGCTGGGCCAGCATCTGGAAGACGAACTCGTTGCCGGCACGGCGTGCCGGGTCGCCGGTGCAGGTCTCCTCCGGGCCGAGTACCCGGTAGTTGACCCCGGCGATGTGCAGCAGCTCGGCCACGGCACGGCTGGTCTTTTTCGCACGGTCCTCGAACGCACCTGCGCAGCCGACCCAGAACAGGTACTCGACGTCGTCGTCGAGCTCCCCGTCGGCCACCGGGACCTCGAAGTCGAGGTCCTCGGTCCAGGCCAGCCGGTCCTTGGCGTTCTGGCCCCACGGGTTGCCCTTGTTCTCGAGGTTTTTGAACATCCCACCGAGCTCGGTCGGGAAGTTCGACTCGATCATCACCTGGTAGCGGCGCATGTCGACGATGTGGTCGACGTGCTCGATGTCGACCGGGCACTGCTCCACACAGGCACCGCAGCTGGTGCAGGCCCACAGCACCTCGGGATCGATGACCCCGGCTTCCTCCGGACCGCCGACCAGGGGCCGCTCGGCCTCGGCCAGCGCGAGCGCGTCGATCTTGCCCAGGCGTTGCTCGGCATCCTCACCGGTGATGCCGACCTCGTCGCCTGCCATGTCCTTGCTGCCCCCGGCCAGCAGATAGGGGGCCTTGGCGTGCGCGTGGTCGCGCAGGCTGGTGACCAGCATCTTCGGCGACAGCGGCTTGGCCGTGTTCCAGGCCGGGCACTGGTCCTGGCAGCGGCCGCACTCGGTGCAGGTGGTGAAGTCCAGCCAGCCCTTCCAGGAGAAGTCCTCGACCTTGCCCGCACCGAAGACGTCCTCGTCCGGATCGGCCTCCTCGAAGTCGAGTTCCTTGCCGCCGCTCATCATCGGCTTGAGCGGGCCGAGTGCGGTCCGCTCCGGATCCCGCTTGAAGTAGATGTTGAAGAACGCGGTGAACCGGTGCCAGGCCACACCCATCGTGAGGTTCGCCGAAATCACGATCAACCAGATCATCGCCGAGAGGATCTTGAACGCGGCGAAGACCGACACGGCCGCGGCACTGGCGGGCAGGACGCCGCCCAGCGCGTAGGTCACCGGAGAGGACCATACCGGGGCGTGGAACAGTCCCGAGGACTCCTTGAACGCGCGCAGCCCCAGGATGCCCACACCTTCGAGGATCACCACGGCCTCGACGAAGTAGGCCTGCCAGAAGTTGGAGCCGGCAAAGCGCGACACCCGGCCCGCGCGGCGCGGGTGGTTGAGTTGGCGTACCCCGATCAGCCAGAAGCCGCCGAGGATCGTGGTAATGCCGAGAATCTCGATGAGCAGGTTCCACGGGCCGAACCCACCGAGGAAGGGGAACTCGAAGGACGGGAAGAGCACTTCACCGTAGGCTTCGAGCACGCTCAGGCTCAAACCAACGAAACCGAGCATGACGAACCAGTGGGCGATGCCCACGTGGGTCAGCTTGAGCATCTTGGTGTGCCCGAGAACTTCTTTCAGCATATTGCCGAACCGGGGACCGAACGGTCCCTTCCGGTCCGGATCCGGTTGTCCGAGTCGGATGGAAGCGACCATCCGCCGCACGGCCCTGACGAC
This Haloactinomyces albus DNA region includes the following protein-coding sequences:
- a CDS encoding DUF397 domain-containing protein, whose product is MPTVDMSAVTWRKSARSGNHGSGGNCVEVAFTGPAVAVRDSKEPERGALAFTPQAWSAFLASLR
- a CDS encoding DUF5753 domain-containing protein, translating into MDEAALWRRVGGQVVAREQLCYLLEQAELANVTLQVLPLDSGAHSGMNGAFTLLEFPDPSDPGVLYVEYPTGSLHVEKDTEVAAGRLAFDALHSEALDVIESKSLIRNLSEKL
- a CDS encoding Scr1 family TA system antitoxin-like transcriptional regulator — translated: MAARTSPTFRRRQLARRVRCLREQAGLTQERAAAELDMSTSALSRKETGEATTSVHEARSMMDLYDVHDPGLLDLARTASRKGWWRAYGIEDRGYVDLETEACTVRDFQVTNIPGLLQTESYARALLKSGRLAGSNRQIENDVAVRIDPSPTTG
- a CDS encoding (Fe-S)-binding protein gives rise to the protein MGALQLVLGLICLAVTVVAVVMVVRAVRRMVASIRLGQPDPDRKGPFGPRFGNMLKEVLGHTKMLKLTHVGIAHWFVMLGFVGLSLSVLEAYGEVLFPSFEFPFLGGFGPWNLLIEILGITTILGGFWLIGVRQLNHPRRAGRVSRFAGSNFWQAYFVEAVVILEGVGILGLRAFKESSGLFHAPVWSSPVTYALGGVLPASAAAVSVFAAFKILSAMIWLIVISANLTMGVAWHRFTAFFNIYFKRDPERTALGPLKPMMSGGKELDFEEADPDEDVFGAGKVEDFSWKGWLDFTTCTECGRCQDQCPAWNTAKPLSPKMLVTSLRDHAHAKAPYLLAGGSKDMAGDEVGITGEDAEQRLGKIDALALAEAERPLVGGPEEAGVIDPEVLWACTSCGACVEQCPVDIEHVDHIVDMRRYQVMIESNFPTELGGMFKNLENKGNPWGQNAKDRLAWTEDLDFEVPVADGELDDDVEYLFWVGCAGAFEDRAKKTSRAVAELLHIAGVNYRVLGPEETCTGDPARRAGNEFVFQMLAQQNVETLNSVFEGREPGKRKIVATCAHCFNSLANEYTQLGGNYEVVHHTQLLNKLVREKRLTPVAPIAEDVTYHDPCYIGRHNKVYEPPRELVNASGASFREMPRHADRAMCCGAGGARMWMEEKTGKRINNERVDEALGTAPSKVATGCPFCKVMLTDGLTTRQNEQAASDNVEVVDVAQLLLSSVKRGTDGASAEQPGGTEIGGEAEADGKADVPTDVEPTGTTLPQEDKTNG
- a CDS encoding DUF3800 domain-containing protein produces the protein MIDPAVRQAFVDESFHEAAIDGFYVLAAVVFEAATHEAVRTAMHELRGKRGTGKLHWNEMDTQQRHAATKTVADLEGFHIVTIGAPVPGRRQERARSACLNRLVAELHGYEVTQLFMESRTQSLNKRDIDTVRGARYALPKGTLFHIDHIPGKQDALFWAADIVAGAVRAHREGIEDYRRLLDECLYEVEVMTDC
- a CDS encoding sugar porter family MFS transporter; amino-acid sequence: MSLTQPRGGSTDHLGHVVMIAGAAALGGFLFGYDTSVINGAVQSIQAEFQVGAAITGVTVAAALLGSAVGAGIAGGLANRIGRIRVMQTAALLFIASAIGSAMPFTIWDLAIWRVVGGIAVGIASMIGPAYIAEVAPAAYRGRLGSLQQLAIVLGIAISQLVNYALAASAGGSASAQLGPLDTWQWMLAVEAVPALIYLVVSSVIPESPRYLVATGKIDRARSVIAKIETGDPDDKITEIRDALGGERKPRLSDLRGRLGLLPVVWVGMAIAALQQFVGINVIFYYSASLWQSVGVNASNSLLLSLFTSIVNIIGTFIAIALVDKVGRKPLLIVGSTGMTIALAITGWSFSHANVVGENAQLPFQWGVAALLSASAFVLFFAGSWGVVMWVLLGEMFPPRIRAAALALGTATNWIANWLVTVSFPVMRDWNLPATYYIYAGFAFLSLVLVMRYLKETKGRSLEEMGT
- the dcd gene encoding dCTP deaminase; its protein translation is MLLSDRDLRKELDEGRLELDPFDVSLIQPSSIDVRLDRFFRVFDNSKYTHIDPSRQQDELTSLVENTDDDPFVLHPGEFVLGSTFEVVRLPDDLAGRLEGKSSLGRLGLLTHSTAGFIDPGFSGHITLELSNVANLPITLWPGMKIGQLCLFRLSSPAEYPYGSKQAGSRYQGQRGPTPSRAYLNFARIDTRR
- a CDS encoding Uma2 family endonuclease produces the protein MSTVVTGGVMTVAAPAYDPDEFDPLVELHGLWTPELADRYLPIPGMPPAKYECLDGKLILSPYEGSANIHAADEIFVRLRKPAHSAGGGAYTTLNIQLGPKRWIQPDFAVLKQPARGQVWIPPEQVLLVGECVSPSSRKADRIDKPALCAAAGIEYFMQVEVSYAHRHAEIVLMRLDKGDYRVHAKALAGSTFTTEVPFPLSFDPAELLED
- a CDS encoding class I SAM-dependent methyltransferase, whose product is MSVHPQPRTLVRSSRRGLARCLQRAQLRRYLASTSMPKLHLGAGHNHLDGWLNTDRDVDSGTVMLDVAQSFPLPSGAFHCVFSEHLIEHLPYATGVAMLRECRRVLAPGGWIRMATPDLGAIVSVLDGSGGQLGERYAAWLADSYFPDAPGSAATFAVNQVMRGWGHRFVYDEATLRATLEAVGFTDVQRCSFRDSANPALVGLEDHGVADGNAEMTRFETMSLEARLPA